One Acidobacteriota bacterium DNA window includes the following coding sequences:
- a CDS encoding potassium channel protein, translating into MQRLLRIKYVFSLLLLIIVVGTFGYTMIEGWTLFDSFYMTIITIFTIGYSEVNPLSNAGRIFNILIIFFGVGTVFYLAASIMEEFVENRLIKGKKMEKDIQKIRDHYIVCGYGRMGSVICKDLALKGVPFVVVENDHGKIRAIEEEGYLHCMGDVTDDRTLSKTGIERAKGVVTVLSEDADNVFVTLTARGLNPGIFIVARSNTEGSVQKLLRAGANKVINPFSTAGKHMSQLLLKPVVVDFMEVVSQDSSLDLRMEEVNVCERSLLSGIKLKDSLIRKELNIIIVAIKKEDGRMVFNPSSETEISSRDVLIALGSRENLQKLEDLGRG; encoded by the coding sequence ATGCAGAGGTTGCTGAGAATCAAGTATGTCTTTTCGCTGCTCCTGTTGATTATCGTCGTCGGGACATTCGGCTATACGATGATCGAGGGGTGGACGCTCTTTGATTCTTTTTACATGACCATCATCACGATCTTTACAATCGGGTACAGCGAGGTTAATCCGCTCTCCAATGCAGGAAGAATCTTCAACATCCTCATCATATTCTTTGGCGTGGGAACTGTCTTCTACCTCGCTGCTTCCATCATGGAAGAGTTCGTCGAAAATCGTTTGATCAAAGGGAAGAAAATGGAGAAAGATATTCAGAAGATTAGAGACCATTACATTGTCTGCGGGTACGGCAGGATGGGAAGCGTCATCTGCAAGGATCTGGCACTCAAGGGGGTTCCCTTCGTCGTCGTGGAGAACGATCATGGCAAGATCAGAGCCATAGAGGAAGAGGGGTACCTGCACTGCATGGGAGACGTCACGGATGACAGGACGTTGTCCAAGACCGGCATCGAAAGGGCGAAAGGGGTCGTCACCGTCCTCTCGGAAGACGCTGATAATGTCTTCGTCACGTTAACGGCGCGGGGTCTCAATCCTGGTATTTTCATCGTGGCGCGGTCGAACACGGAAGGCTCCGTTCAAAAGCTTCTCCGTGCAGGCGCCAACAAGGTCATCAATCCATTTTCCACGGCCGGGAAGCACATGTCCCAGTTGCTCCTGAAACCGGTAGTCGTCGATTTCATGGAGGTCGTTTCTCAGGATTCCTCGCTCGATCTCAGGATGGAGGAGGTGAATGTCTGCGAGAGATCTCTGCTTTCGGGGATTAAGCTTAAGGACTCCCTGATCAGGAAGGAATTGAACATCATCATCGTAGCCATCAAGAAGGAGGACGGGAGAATGGTCTTCAATCCTTCTTCAGAGACCGAAATCTCCTCCAGGGATGTCCTCATCGCCCTGGGGAGCAGAGAGAACCTTCAAAAGCTTGAAGATCTAGGGAGGGGATGA
- a CDS encoding class I SAM-dependent methyltransferase, whose translation MMKIYATKRREDFHSRWMERIYSTYSDYYDLIFDRILKQGREEGVRALEIREGDRILEVGIGTGLSIPLYPNDCFLFGIDISEEMLRKAREKIIKSKKLMNISLKKMDASALSFEDCSFDKVLVPYLISVVPDPDRVVLEINRVCKPGGIVVFVNHFHSSNPFMAMFEKTLSPVSRYLGFRLDLPVESVLERDFFEIERMERVNLFGLWNLIKLRKKMDQ comes from the coding sequence ATGATGAAAATATATGCCACTAAAAGGAGGGAGGATTTCCATTCCAGATGGATGGAAAGGATCTATTCAACCTACTCGGACTATTATGACCTGATCTTCGACAGGATCTTAAAACAGGGCAGGGAGGAAGGTGTCAGGGCACTGGAGATTAGGGAAGGAGACAGAATTCTGGAAGTGGGGATCGGAACAGGATTATCCATCCCGCTTTACCCCAATGACTGTTTCCTCTTTGGAATCGACATTTCGGAAGAGATGCTGAGGAAGGCAAGGGAGAAAATCATCAAGAGCAAGAAACTGATGAATATATCCCTGAAGAAGATGGATGCCTCTGCTCTCTCCTTTGAGGATTGCAGTTTTGACAAAGTTCTCGTCCCATATCTCATCAGTGTCGTTCCCGATCCGGACAGGGTAGTCTTAGAAATCAACAGGGTCTGCAAGCCTGGCGGGATTGTCGTTTTCGTGAACCATTTTCACAGTTCGAATCCCTTCATGGCGATGTTTGAAAAGACTCTCTCTCCAGTTTCGAGATATCTGGGCTTCCGGCTTGACCTTCCCGTGGAATCTGTTCTGGAGAGAGACTTTTTTGAGATTGAGAGAATGGAGAGAGTAAATCTCTTCGGCCTGTGGAATCTTATCAAACTGAGGAAGAAGATGGATCAGTGA
- a CDS encoding helix-turn-helix domain-containing protein: MDRQDYTIREAAEVTGVSATTIRRYIKAGRVHASLAKGRYGPEYRVSVESLKGSGLEQSNNLSVRKNRNQNGHSIEDLSALLKDLVPASLFQELIMKHEQLLVQYGMVRASGKRLIELKAESEMNEQIFHEQMERMKATLKKYQDEIEFLKKHLRLAELEMEEKNSKIRELKDRINLLELVSRNAITTENIERQFMEIYSKQEKIKQMTRTLNPPEKDLPQKGTREKHNADH, translated from the coding sequence ATGGACAGACAGGATTATACGATCAGAGAGGCTGCCGAGGTTACGGGTGTCTCGGCGACGACGATACGGAGATACATCAAGGCGGGAAGGGTCCACGCTTCCCTGGCCAAGGGAAGATATGGACCAGAATATAGGGTCTCCGTCGAGAGCCTGAAAGGATCCGGCCTGGAACAGAGCAACAATCTTTCGGTAAGGAAAAACCGCAATCAAAACGGACATTCCATAGAGGATTTGAGCGCTCTCCTCAAAGATCTTGTCCCGGCCAGCCTTTTTCAGGAACTGATCATGAAGCATGAACAGCTCCTCGTCCAGTACGGAATGGTGAGGGCCAGCGGCAAGAGGCTCATCGAGCTCAAGGCAGAGAGCGAGATGAATGAGCAGATATTCCATGAGCAGATGGAACGGATGAAAGCCACACTTAAAAAGTATCAGGACGAGATTGAATTCCTCAAGAAGCATCTCAGGCTGGCCGAGCTTGAGATGGAAGAGAAGAACAGCAAGATCAGAGAGCTTAAGGATAGGATCAACCTTCTGGAGCTCGTTTCGAGAAACGCCATCACGACAGAGAACATCGAGAGACAATTCATGGAGATTTACAGCAAGCAGGAAAAGATAAAGCAGATGACAAGGACCTTAAACCCTCCTGAGAAGGATCTTCCCCAGAAAGGGACCCGGGAAAAGCACAACGCGGATCACTGA
- a CDS encoding HU family DNA-binding protein, protein MNKAELIEKIAKDSKITKAQASRAIDSFIDGITKSLKKGEKTSLVGFGTYSISKRKARTGRNPQTGEPIKIPAKKVPKFTPGKALKDAVR, encoded by the coding sequence ATGAACAAGGCAGAGCTCATTGAAAAGATTGCAAAAGATTCTAAGATCACCAAAGCCCAGGCGAGCAGAGCGATTGATTCATTCATCGATGGCATCACGAAATCTCTGAAGAAAGGAGAAAAGACCAGTCTCGTTGGCTTCGGCACGTACTCCATCTCAAAGAGGAAGGCAAGAACCGGTAGAAATCCACAAACCGGCGAGCCGATCAAGATTCCTGCCAAGAAAGTGCCGAAATTCACACCGGGTAAAGCTCTAAAGGATGCCGTAAGATAA